The Aedes albopictus strain Foshan chromosome 2, AalbF5, whole genome shotgun sequence region AACGCAGACCAGAGAACCATTGGTCACGTAAAATTAAGTCGATGGAACGAAGAAAAGGAGTGCAAAAGGAGCATGCAATCCGCCAGAATGTAAAGCGAAACAAATAGAAGATAaacacagcagacccgcctctttcggacgAAAAATGACGGCtttaagaagcggagtgcgaggaaatgaaaTTGCCATGCCATTCacaagaaacacagaagttctaccagaagcaaaCACATCCCGCAACGTCTTCGTGTCGCGGATCGAAATACCTATGCAGCGATAAGGACAGGATTCTTTTGACGGACGGATGTAAACTGATAGAAGCTGGTAGCAGCActacgatgagcacctgaatggtgtgggGAGCGCATACACCAAGGCAGctggagaaatgactacgtcagtacagcagaaAGCCCCAACaagccaatggggcacgttcggtgtagtactagatttgtagtaatgagctgaatttttgtatggtgagaaggtcaattatccgtttctgcaataaaatggtacaaaaagcgtggatattatgattttttgcctaatttgatgctgtttgagcaaaactttggataactatgttgtttatgttgcaagaaatgaagaaaacaacaacactgttgcccaaagttttgctcaaacagcatcaaattaggcaaggaatcataatacccacgctttttgcaccatttcattgcagaaacggagaattggccttctcaccatactaaaattcagctcattactacaaatctagtacttcaccgacctgtcctataggaagcaatcagtgaagtactagattgaaagttttgtattatttatttcatgcaacttcaacaacacagttacccaaagttttgctcaaacagcatcaaattaggcaaggaatcataatggggcacgttcggtgtagtactagatttgtagtaattgtAGTGTCTTCGGACGAATCAAAGTCAACCACGTCGCTTGGTGTGTAACAATCAACTGACTCTTTATTGCCTCTTTCTCTCTACATATCCCCAAGTACATAAACGTCTGACTACCCTCTGTATTCGAGCACGCTATTGTTACGCTTGAGCGTCACATCTACTCTACATCTCCCCCCTTTCTGGATAGTCTGTAACTGTCCCCAATCTATAGTCACTCAAGTATTGCGGTTGCTTGCTTTCACGGCGAGGTCTTCCCGTCGACGTCACACCTGCTGACGAATCTGGCAATTCTGCTGAAGTTGAAGTTTCTGGATGTAGCTTCGGGATGTGTTCAAGGATTTCTGAACCTGTCGGGTTGTCCCTTGATCCAACTTCCATTCGTTTCAATTGCGAGACGTTTCGATGGAACGTTCTTCCGGTTTCGTTAGAATGTAGTGTAACGTCCGCTCCCTTGCGTTGCAATACGATTAACTCTTCCGGACTGAAGTTAGTTGCGAGTTTGTTGTCTTTCGTTATTCTCTTCGCCAATACTACGTCCCCCTCTTTGAGCGCGTTCGGTTTCGCTCGTCGTCGTATATCCGCGTATTTCGCTTCCTTTTCCTTTTTTTCGCGGTCCCGATCTTGGACGTCCTCAACTAACTTCAAACCCGTGAGTGGAACTGCCGGTAATTTGTCACGCAAAACTCTTCCAAACATCAGTAAGGATGGTGCTACTCCAGTTGTTGAGTGGGGTGTAGAATTATACATAAGAATGTACATTCTTAGATCCCATTTCCAATCGGCTCCTGCTGTCTCCTGGCTTATCTGTAACCGTTTCTTTAGAGCACGATTGGCTCTCTCTACTTCCCCGTTCGCTTGCGGCCAATAGGGTGTTGTCTTCCGTAGTTCAATTCCATATTCTTTGCAAAACTCGTGCAGTACATCACTCGTAAACTGTGGACCGTTGTCCGATTTGATGGACTCTGGTATGCCATAACGACAGAAGCATTCATGCAGTGCCTGTACCGTTAGTTTCGCTGTTATTTCCTTCATGATGGCAACCTCTACAAATCGACTGAAGTAGTCCACCATAACCAGCAGGTTGTGGCCTGAAGGAAGCGGCCCCATAAAATCTATCGCAATGTGCACCCATGGCTTGTCCGGCATCTTCGTTCGCACTAGTGGTTCTGGAGGTCCTGCTGATGATACAAGTAGGCATTCCTTACAGCGTTTCACCAGTTGTTCTACTTCCGAATCCAGTCCTGGCCACCACACCTTCTGCCGTAACCGTCGCTTCATAACTACTATACCGGGATGGCCTTCATGGCCAAGCTCCAAAACACGTTGGCGTAACGATTTTGGAATGACAATCCGATCACCTCGCAGCAATACTCCTGCTGACTGGTATAACTCTGCAGCATACGGCTTGAACTCCTTGGAAAAATCCGCCCAACTACCGTTATTCAGCGCTTTAATCACCTCCTTGATTTGTTCATCTTTTTGCGATTCTGAGACGATCTCCTCTGGAGCCACTGCTATTGGAGCTGGCGATTTTATGATCAACTGAATATATTCTTCTCCTTCGTCATCAAAGCTTTTGGGTTCCGACGGTGAAAGTCTCGATAGAGCATCCGCTAGGTTAGTAATTCCAGGTTCGTAAACCACCTCGTAATCGAAAGACTGTAGCCGAAGTACCCAACGTTCTATCCGTGCACAGGGCTTAGAACGACGACTGAACAAAAATTGCAAGGGTTTGCAGTCTGTCACCAATTTAAACTTGGTTCCAACTAGGTAGAGACGAAAATGTTCTACGCCCCAAACTAGACCAAGAGCTTCCCGTTCGGTCTGGAAGTATTTTCGTTCCAATTCGGATAAAGACTTGCTCGCATATGCAATAATTCTCCTTTCTCCTTTTGCATCTTCTTGAAGCAAGACCGCTCCAAGTCCGGATGGACTAGCATCAGTGACAAGTATACTGAGATCCTGAggatcgaaaaacccaagattaTTGATGTCGGAAACCGCTGCTTTGATCTCATCGAACGCTGCCTGTTCCTTCGCTGACCAAACAAACTTATTTCCAGTCCGCAATAAAGCTCGGAGTGGATCGGTTCTGGTGGCCAGATGTGGTATAAATCGACCAACATAGGTCACCAAACCCAAAAAACTTCTCAACTCTCCTACATTCTCAGGCTCTCGAAACTTAGTTATTGATGTAACTCGACTGTCCGTTGGTTTGATGCCTTCCGGGGTTAATCGATGGCCAAGAAACTCCAGGCTGTCCACATTGAATGAACACTTTTCCTTGTTCAGTAAGACCCCGTATTCTTCGAAACGAGCAAGCAACGCCTTAAGCCTTTGGTCATGCTCGTGTGGTGTTCTACCGAAAACCATCGCGTCGTCCAAATAAACAATGACTCCTTCCAGACCTGCCACAATCGTGTCCATGACTTTCTGGAAGATCTCAGGCGCACAACTAATACCGAACATTAGGCGTTTATATCTGGATAATGAATACAAAATAATAAAGAAACCAGAAGCATTTATTTCAACATTCGTAATATAAATCAAGCAAACTAAAAATGATCAACAACTGTACCTAAACAAGCCGTACTTCGTTATAAACGTAGTGATCACCCGCGAATCTTCCGACAATTCTAGCTGATGATAAGCGTCCTTAACATCaacctttgaaaatttcaccgctcCATTTACCCTTCCGAGCAGTTCTTCGATCAGCGGGAACGGATGATGTTCTCGAAGCACACCCCGATTCGCTTGCCGCATGTCCACACATAGCCTGACATCTCCCGACTCCTTCAGAATGGGAACCAGTGGTGACACCCACACTGATGGGCCTTCTACTTTCTCAATTATGTCCTTTTCCAAAAGATACTGCAGCTTCTCAAAAATCCGTTCTTCCAAGGGAATTGGCGCTCGGCGATACGCCTGCTGCACTGGTTGAACCTTCCTGTTGATCGGGATCTCAACTAGAACTCCTTTTATTTTTGGGAATACGTCTTTGGCCGTTCCAACTGATCCAATATCAAATCCGACTCTTAGCACTTTCAGCTCCTTTGCTGTGCTGTCTCCCAGCAAACAGTGCTGTCCGTGTTCGACGATGTAGAATTTAGCATCCGTCTTAATCGAACCCGCTTGGACTTCGGCCGTGAACATACCCACAATTTCCATCGGTTCCTTCGTAGCGTACGCAAGCAAATTCTTGTCCGGTTTCGCCCAATATTCTTTAATCTTCATTCCTGTCTTCCGAACTCGTTCCCATGTAGCTTTGTCGATAAGATTCGCAGCCGCCCCGGAATCTATGATCATGGGGATTTTCACACCACCCACCATGAATTCGAACAAGTTATTCCCCATAGCGAAAAAGATGTTCCCTTCCTTCGGTTCTTCCTCCTCTGCAACCAATCGGATTCGTTTTGGTTTCTCAATTGTCATATCCGGCTGGTTGATGCGCTTCAAGCACCGATTCATAAAATGTCCCAGCTGCCCGCACTTCAGACATTTGGCACCTTTTGCCCGACAAGTAGAATCTCCCTTCAGATGACCTCTATATCCGCAAGCAAAGCATTTCCGGTCCGTTGAGTTGAACGATTTTGCTGCCGGGACCCAACTGTGAGGATTTCTATCACGTTGGATTCCAGTGGTGTTCCATCTGGATGCCGGTGCCTTTTTGAACACTGGATTCACCCCAAAATGATTGCCTCCTCCGCTTGACGGCTTCGCATCATTGCGATCCAGATGCTTCATCTGTTCCTGCACATCCGCCAATGTAGTCCCAAGCGTTATGATGTCTTCTAGTCTCAAATCTTTGGCCAAGATATTGCGCCGTAACTCTGTTGATCTACATCCCTCCACAATTTGTTCAATAATCCTTTCCTCAACCTCTCTGGCATCGTACTTGTCGAATTCACAACGCTTAGCCTGAATACGTAAGCGAAGAACAAAATCAGCAAACCTCTCTTCCGACTTTTGCAGTATTTGCCTGAACAGATGCCTCTCATAATTTTTCCTGCGCATCGGTTCAAAGTGTTCGTCCAACTTCTGGATTGCCACGTCATAATACGGAGGATCGATCAAGACTTGCGGGATTTCATCGACTCCTGGCAAGTGGTCAAAAATTTCCTGTATCTCGGGCCCTGCCAGATGCAAAAGCATCGATCGCTTTTCCCACTGAGAAGATAACCCAGTTGCATCGAAATAACGCTCAAGCTCTCTTTTCCATTTCTGCCACTCGGTTGGCAATTGCGACCGATCAGCCCCCATTTCGAACGGTTTGATCCTCCGGAACGAATCCATTCTAAAAGTCGAGAATAAAATAACCTGGTTTATACtcccacattttttttgtttctgttttgCTGAGTTCATACCTGGAATCGTGCAAATAATATTGTGCCCCTAAATATTTCTTATATAATTAAGGAAAAATCTCAATTTGAATTATTTTGTATATATATTTGTTTCAATTTATTTACATTTCCCGTATCGTTTCCAAAAACCAACTAGAACATTCTGCGCATGTTATTCACCAACAATCTGGCATCCCTGTACTTTCAGTTCATTCGACTACTTTCCGCATCTTTTTTCCGATTGTACATGTATTCATTGCATAATCCGAGTAGAACAAAGTTGTTTTAGTCACGCACACAGTTGCAATCAATGTTCCTAACCATCGTGTCACTTCCCTCCCACGTCGCACCCAGTTGCGAAATTCATTACCAATCTTTACTCTATATACACCGTCGCTGCTGTATCCGCACACAGTTGCAATTTTCTTGTTCTTATGTTATCATGCGCTTGGCACACAGTTGCCTTCCCTCTTGCCTGCGATCCCAATTAAAACAGACATTTACCGCGTGGCACCCAGTTGCCAAACCCCTCGCACACAGTTGCGAACTCCATATAAtgatatatgggtcattccatatgaagtgaccgagaaaatgtgaaaacttgcaaccgaccatcacggatttgaaccaaatttggttgaaacatttgtttagatggaaaaagaaaaaatccaaattttggtgccgatcggatcacccctcggcccgtggcagcaccccttgttttggccgatatgaaaattatcctctctttcttttatttttatcattgaaacgattgcacatacacattttcgaccttcggcttttttaaaggaaatcgttcaagaaatccagaaaaaaatatatttttttgatacagtgttgccagatatcatatttttcaattttaaaactaaaaatcgatttttctcaaaatacgtatattttgattttaaaaattttgattccatcgtgtttatcagacgtttttcgatcgaaaaagcttaactccccaagatAATTTGCGTGGTTCCTCAGATATAGCGTtttgaagaaaaaatattcatttttttcatataaagtgtcatataaaatcaggtgcagtttataaatcgcaaaaaaaaaattgttcgatgcagtataaagacgttttgtgttgatatGAACAATTTCAAGTATAATAAGGAttgaaaaaatgtgacagtgttgccagttcatcaattatgagtctatcgtaatggactagcataacctgttgaactaaaaaaatgtatcatatgtatatatcatgaattgtgttgccatctatgctcatactcatgcagtgttgccaaatgtgctcgatatgtataaaaaaacagaaatcatttatttttattttgttttatctatttacgaaagctttcgtgtaaattagatgtttacaataaaaatgacatgtgtggcaacacttccatctacaacatcgttgaaatgaataaaatgacattgaaatgaatttcacaatagatacattttatattttaacaatttatcctcatcttttccaataaaccaatttttttattgctaactatcaaactaacaataactgccaATTATCGgatcattttgtcagataggaccataaacaagaaaacacagacaaacagacgtaaaattggagaaatttccatcgaccacggttttaacgattttattaaacctttatagttgtagctttcacaaccagaggtgcgcgcatcgtttttctaagcgtttggcgtttcacactagtgccttctgttgacgatattgcacaatgcagtgtatcgtgaaacatttccaccagttgatggtagtgtgaactaggcgatgaattatcacgaaaattattctagatgttacgtctgtttgtctgtgacgaaaAGGACTACAAcaaggtcgttagagaagatgtgtattgtttttatcttgctcacacatcttgcaGCACACATGGTGcaatttttcagaataacctgtacattgtcgaACACAGGTTAGGTTTCAtgttataataaaaaaggtaaactggcaacactgtcacaatttttttaaatccttttcatactcgatattgttcaaatcagcacaaaacgtctttatatggcatcgaacaatgttttttttacgaaatttataaactgcacctgattttatatgatactttatatgaaaaaaatgaatattttttcttaaaaacgctatatctcaggaacgacgcaaattaccttggggagttaagctttttcgatcgaaaaacgtctgataaacacgatggaatcaaaatttttaaaatcaaaatatacgtattttgagaaaaaatgatttttagttttaaaattgaaaaatatgatatctggcaacactgtatcaaaaagaatatattttttctggattccctgaacgatttcctttaaaaaagccgaaggtcgaaaatgtgtatgtgcaatcgtttcaatgataaaaataaaagaaagagaggataattttcatatcggccaaaacgaggggtgctgccacgggccgaggggtgatccgatcggcaccaaaatttggattttttcttttacaatcttaacaaatgtttcagccaaatttggttcaaatccgtgatggtcgattgcaagcggtcggtcacttggcgcggaATGACCCATATGTATTATGTTGCTGAAGCTGACCACCAAGCGGCAGTCTATTTCGCACACAGTTGCGTTCCCGACTTTTGCCTACTAAGTTTGTGGCACTGTGTTGCCTCTCTCATTCGCACCCAGTTGCGTAGCGGTCCGCTCTCcccatacatataatataatattccAATTGACTTACCTGTCACCAACACACCGTTGTTTTATTCTACCATACACACGTGGTGAGCAGCTATGGCCACGGTCATCTACACAAATTCCACCATGTGGCACCGGTTTTCCCATTtacttttttttcaaatccaCACGCTATTTAGAGAGACACTCAAAGCATATTTGCACTTTTTATTCCATTTCCCTGGTATCATGATTTTTCTCCCAATTTTCCAATTATCTTCATCATGCACTGATCAGGATTCGCAACTCGAAATATTCTCTATATTTTTCGACCCCACATTTTCCGTTTCTATTTGCACTTCGACTCCAGATATGAAACCAGCACTCATCCCCGCCATTTTGGTTAGCCCAAAGAAATCACGACCTGTGCCCTTTTTCACTCTGTTATCCTCAACAGATTCGGAGCATATTTTTATTTCATCCAAATGGACTCACCTTCCACACTTATTAAAACGACCGATAAAAATAATTTGTAGCACTTCACAACCCGCCGAACTAGCCGAGTAATTTTAATCCTCTCGCCAGAAACTGTAGTGTCTTCGGACGAATCAAAGTCAACCACGTCGCTTGGTGTGTAACAATCAACTGACTCTTTATTGCCTCTTTCTCTCTACATATCCCCAAGTACATAAACGTCTGACTACCCTCTGTATTCGAGCACGCTATTGTTACGCTTGAGCGTCACATCTACTCtacagtaatgagctgaatttttgtatggtgagaaggtcaattctccgtttctgcaatgaaatggtgcaaaaagcgtgggtattatgattccttgcctaatttgatgctgcttgagcaaaactttggataactatgttgtttatgttgcaagaaatggagaaaacaacaacactgttgcccaaagttttgctcaaacagcatcaaattaggcaaggaatcataatacccacgctttttgcatcatttcattgcagaaattgagaattgaccttctcatcatactaaaattcagctcattactacacatctagtacttcaccgatctgtcctatacccacgctttttgcaccatttcattgcagaaacggagaattggccttctcaccatactaaaattcagctcattactacaaatctagtacttcaccgatctgtcctataggaagcaatcagtgaagtactagattgaaagttttgtattatttatttcatgcaacttcaacaacacagttacccaaagttttgctcaaacagcatcaaaataggcaagaaatcatataacccacgctgtttacaccatttcattgcagaaacggagaattgatcatctcaccatacaaaaatcaagctcactactttcaatctagtacttcactgattgcttcctattcccacgttgaggaaagttaaggatgatATCAAGCAACTGCATAACAATAAGACAGCTGGAAACGATCTTCTCattaaggaggtgcggctcaaacagcacctgctctggcatccagcggctgcatcacgcccagccaGATTCAAGGTGGTGTGGTATCCGCATCAGCGTGGTTGTCCCCGTCTTGGTTGGGACACTAAAcaaaactggcacgatggccctccgacgagacaggagtgttggcgtatgcCCAATAAGTCAgaccgtaaaaatccccattacaAATAACATAGGTGAAAATACGACTTGATACAAtcagcaaagacccacgcgaataCAATtcaaaacttggaacatggaatagcAATTTACTTGGTTTTcgaaggatgtgacaggatagtcTACGACGAATTATTAGcgcatttgcccgaaagtacacgcggcaaatccctgaggaaaggaaaAGCCGCGTTTTTACTCCCCTTTTACTCCATTCTTATGAGAGATAATATTGCGGCCTTTCCTcgagtgcggctgttcctttccaaaaggaattgccgcgtggaatttcgtgcaaatgcgcgtttggaacattacaaaggccgcgcggtgtatcatattcaACAAAACCAGTCAATACATTCCCAACACAAATTCAACACATGATtcaacatcgtggcgttgcaggaactttgctggactggacagaaagtgtggaaaagcaatAGAGTGAATGAACCAttgaggacgaatgtcgctgctgttgcCTTTGttaaaaaccaaatcgaccacgttctaatcgacggtaaattcttctcgaatataaATAATCAATGTCCGAATATACCgcggatcactacctagtcgctgtatgcatgcgctcaaaactttggacggttattaccacgtgtcgaagtcgaacgccgtggcTCAAGCGAGAGCGGCTGCGGAACGTagactcaagactacgcgcagcagctagcagtggcgcTACCAACGgaggagcagcttggcgcagctacactagaAGATGGCTCGAGGAATATCCGATccgtcatagg contains the following coding sequences:
- the LOC134286416 gene encoding uncharacterized protein K02A2.6-like produces the protein MDSFRRIKPFEMGADRSQLPTEWQKWKRELERYFDATGLSSQWEKRSMLLHLAGPEIQEIFDHLPGVDEIPQVLIDPPYYDVAIQKLDEHFEPMRRKNYERHLFRQILQKSEERFADFVLRLRIQAKRCEFDKYDAREVEERIIEQIVEGCRSTELRRNILAKDLRLEDIITLGTTLADVQEQMKHLDRNDAKPSSGGGNHFGVNPVFKKAPASRWNTTGIQRDRNPHSWVPAAKSFNSTDRKCFACGYRGHLKGDSTCRAKGAKCLKCGQLGHFMNRCLKRINQPDMTIEKPKRIRLVAEEEEPKEGNIFFAMGNNLFEFMVGGVKIPMIIDSGAAANLIDKATWERVRKTGMKIKEYWAKPDKNLLAYATKEPMEIVGMFTAEVQAGSIKTDAKFYIVEHGQHCLLGDSTAKELKVLRVGFDIGSVGTAKDVFPKIKGVLVEIPINRKVQPVQQAYRRAPIPLEERIFEKLQYLLEKDIIEKVEGPSVWVSPLVPILKESGDVRLCVDMRQANRGVLREHHPFPLIEELLGRVNGAVKFSKVDVKDAYHQLELSEDSRVITTFITKYGLFRYKRLMFGISCAPEIFQKVMDTIVAGLEGVIVYLDDAMVFGRTPHEHDQRLKALLARFEEYGVLLNKEKCSFNVDSLEFLGHRLTPEGIKPTDSRVTSITKFREPENVGELRSFLGLVTYVGRFIPHLATRTDPLRALLRTGNKFVWSAKEQAAFDEIKAAVSDINNLGFFDPQDLSILVTDASPSGLGAVLLQEDAKGERRIIAYASKSLSELERKYFQTEREALGLVWGVEHFRLYLVGTKFKLVTDCKPLQFLFSRRSKPCARIERWVLRLQSFDYEVVYEPGITNLADALSRLSPSEPKSFDDEGEEYIQLIIKSPAPIAVAPEEIVSESQKDEQIKEVIKALNNGSWADFSKEFKPYAAELYQSAGVLLRGDRIVIPKSLRQRVLELGHEGHPGIVVMKRRLRQKVWWPGLDSEVEQLVKRCKECLLVSSAGPPEPLVRTKMPDKPWVHIAIDFMGPLPSGHNLLVMVDYFSRFVEVAIMKEITAKLTVQALHECFCRYGIPESIKSDNGPQFTSDVLHEFCKEYGIELRKTTPYWPQANGEVERANRALKKRLQISQETAGADWKWDLRMYILMYNSTPHSTTGVAPSLLMFGRVLRDKLPAVPLTGLKLVEDVQDRDREKKEKEAKYADIRRRAKPNALKEGDVVLAKRITKDNKLATNFSPEELIVLQRKGADVTLHSNETGRTFHRNVSQLKRMEVGSRDNPTGSEILEHIPKLHPETSTSAELPDSSAGVTSTGRPRRESKQPQYLSDYRLGTVTDYPERGEM